A genomic window from Bacillota bacterium includes:
- a CDS encoding homocitrate synthase, whose protein sequence is MDEWTLEQLKGKPWFDNDRFWTSPHNYSPAITAKLPAKVYFHDVTLRDGEQTPGVAFKADERIVIAEALSELGVQRIEAGMPIVSDDIAAGIKKLVNMNLKSEIVAFARAHKDDINASLDCGVRAIVVEHTVNPYMCRWGYDLTEEKVIDRLVSAVSMAKANGLHTTFMGWDFFRAPLEFSKKVYKAVVDQARPDALTLVDTLGVATPAAVQETFEEFRRMFPGMKLEFHVHNDFGMAVGAVLGAVLGGADGVHTAINGIGERTGNVATEEVAMALECLWGIDTGLDLSKIMYVSKAVEEISKFRLAKNKPIVGQHLFDIESGVVTHVISEMNKKGFKPVMTPYTSEMVGQSSVRFVLGKGSGKVTVLQYLEKHGVKATDEQVDIIVERVKSLGRVMKSLLSEDDFLRIVRDVLREK, encoded by the coding sequence ATGGATGAATGGACTCTGGAACAACTGAAGGGCAAACCGTGGTTCGACAACGATAGATTCTGGACATCTCCCCACAACTACTCGCCGGCGATAACCGCGAAGTTGCCTGCCAAAGTGTACTTCCACGATGTGACCTTGCGGGACGGCGAGCAGACGCCTGGGGTGGCCTTCAAGGCCGATGAGAGAATCGTCATCGCGGAGGCCCTTTCTGAGCTAGGCGTCCAGCGGATCGAAGCCGGCATGCCCATCGTCTCGGACGATATCGCCGCTGGCATCAAGAAGCTCGTCAACATGAACCTCAAGTCCGAGATCGTGGCATTCGCCCGCGCCCACAAGGACGACATCAACGCGTCTCTTGACTGTGGTGTCAGGGCCATAGTGGTGGAACACACCGTGAACCCTTATATGTGTCGGTGGGGTTATGACCTTACAGAGGAAAAGGTCATCGATCGCCTGGTATCCGCGGTGAGCATGGCCAAAGCTAATGGGCTGCACACGACCTTCATGGGGTGGGACTTCTTCCGAGCTCCCCTTGAATTCTCAAAGAAGGTGTACAAGGCTGTCGTGGATCAGGCAAGACCCGATGCGTTGACCTTGGTGGACACGCTCGGGGTTGCGACGCCGGCCGCCGTCCAGGAGACGTTCGAAGAGTTCCGCCGGATGTTCCCTGGAATGAAGCTGGAGTTCCACGTGCACAACGACTTCGGCATGGCAGTCGGTGCAGTCCTCGGCGCAGTCCTCGGAGGAGCGGACGGGGTTCATACGGCGATCAACGGTATCGGGGAGAGGACGGGGAACGTGGCCACGGAGGAGGTAGCCATGGCCCTCGAGTGTCTCTGGGGAATAGACACTGGGCTCGATCTCTCCAAGATCATGTACGTGAGCAAGGCAGTGGAGGAGATATCCAAGTTCCGCCTGGCGAAGAACAAGCCCATTGTGGGCCAGCATCTGTTCGATATCGAGTCCGGGGTTGTGACCCACGTGATAAGCGAGATGAACAAGAAGGGCTTCAAGCCGGTCATGACTCCATATACATCGGAGATGGTCGGACAGAGCTCCGTCCGCTTCGTGCTCGGAAAGGGCAGCGGAAAAGTGACGGTTCTGCAATACCTGGAGAAGCACGGTGTCAAGGCAACCGACGAGCAAGTGGACATCATTGTGGAACGTGTTAAGTCCCTGGGCAGGGTGATGAAGAGTCTTCTTTCCGAGGACGATTTCCTCCGAATCGTGAGGGACGTTCTCCGGGAGAAGTGA